The following proteins are encoded in a genomic region of Zea mays cultivar B73 chromosome 9, Zm-B73-REFERENCE-NAM-5.0, whole genome shotgun sequence:
- the LOC100278695 gene encoding Protein gamma response 1 produces MEGKAVAVGCGGARVDPADDLKYISGLSTILVATIQEVKDQVSQMEFIFCSQLFPHIQAKSKLVQAHLADTMKASEVEWRKTEAGLVKQLEEVSRGKMLAEERLLQLGTSLEEMKRKLVDSEQLAARHEAEKKQLLGRLEDETRKGEVVRQLQREIEEKDAEVVREREAHQRLLQEFEQLAARHESEKKQLLGRLEDEMGNGEVVRQLQREIEEKAAEVVREREAHQRLQQQVDLKDKNLLLEQSKRRDLIEDYTQLKTNYKHLKSQYTFLLGKIDQHEGSKPPEDIPADRRNTESPPSKRKFKDLEHTNKERIQILPNTRDLKNDSAPGAKAQAAQHASSVRSPIRNSHLAVPSRPMNPLANHSANNSKLQASTSVASPCLNWRETRARKEQGVADPHDDFLDTPLEAVKNTIRNPATPEEALALAASPQVMDFDNSDDETQDLNIATQALRHIPNMPVTKQQNTISVHPPKKDFKYRESVRKKADRENLKGVECKQCKKFYDAVLPGGRADGDGAGSTSLRCEHHDGVSRHRYRYAPPLTPEGFWNIGFESEM; encoded by the exons ATGGAGGGGAAGGCGGTAGCCGTCGGTTGCGGTGGCGCCCGCGTCGATCCGGCGGATGATCTCAAGTACATCTCCGGGCTGAGCACCATTCTCGTGGCCACCATCCAGGAAGTGAAGGACCAGGTCTCCCAGATGGAGTTCATCTTCTGCAGCCAGCTCTTCCCGCACATCCAGGCCAAGTCGAAGCTTGTCCAGGCGCATCTCGCCGACACGATGAAGGCCAGTGAGGTTGAGTGGAGGAAGACGGAGGCTGGCCTGGTGAAGCAGCTGGAGGAGGTCAGCCGTGGTAAGATGCTCGCGGAGGAGAGATTGCTGCAACTGGGCACCTCTCTTGAGGAGATGAAGAGGAAGCTTGTGGATTCGGAGCAATTGGCTGCGAGGCATGAGGCGGAGAAGAAACAGCTTCTGGGGAGGTTGGAGGATGAAACGAGGAAAGGTGAGGTGGTACGTCAGCTCCAAAGGGAGATTGAGGAGAAGGAcgctgaggtggtcagggagagaGAGGCACATCAGCGGCTGCTGCAGGAATTTGAGCAATTGGCTGCGAGGCATGAATCTGAGAAGAAACAGCTTCTGGGGAGGTTGGAGGATGAGATGGGGAATGGTGAGGTGGTACGTCAGCTCCAGAGGGAGATTGAGGAGAAGGCcgctgaggtggtcagggagagaGAGGCacaccagcggctgcagcagcAGGTTGACCTGAAGGATAAGAATCTGCTTCTGGAGCAGAGCAAGCGGAGGGACTTGATTGAGGATTACACTCAGCTGAAGACAAACTACAAGCATTTGAAGTCTCAGTACACCTTTCTTCTTGGGAAGATTGACCAGCATGAAGGCTCCAAGCCTCCTGAGGACATTCCTGCAGATAGAAGAAACACTGAAAGTCCTCCAAGTAAGAGGAAATTCAAAG ATTTGGAGCACACAAACAAGGAGCGCATCCAAATCCTTCCCAACACAAGGGACCTGAAGAATGACTCTGCTCCAGGTGCCAAAGCCCAAGCTGCCCAACATGCTAGTTCAGTCAGGAGTCCAATCAGAAACTCACACCTTGCCGTGCCATCTCGCCCAATGAATCCATTGGCAAATCATTCTGCCAACAATTCAAAACTACAAGCTTCAACCAGTGTCGCCAGCCCATGTCTAAATTGGAGGGAGACCCGTGCACGCAAAGAACAAGGTGTTGCTGATCCACACGATGATTTCCTTGATACACCTCTGGAAGCTGTCAAGAATACCATCAGGAACCCTGCAACTCCCGAAGAAGCACTGGCACTTGCCGCCTCTCCTCAAGTTATGGATTTCGACAATTCAGATGATGAAACCCAAGATCTGAATATTGCAACTCAAGCCCTCCGGCACATCCCCAATATGCCAGTTACCAAGCAGCAAAACACAATATCGGTACATCCACCAAAGAAAGACTTCAAATATAGAGAATCAGTGAGAAAGAAAGCTGACCGGGAGAACCTGAAAGGTGTCGAGTGCAAGCAATGCAAGAAGTTTTATGATGCTGTTCTTCCTGGTGGTCGTGCAGATGGCGATGGTGCAGGCTCTACAAGCTTACGATGTGAGCACCACGATGGTGTGTCAAGGCATCGGTACAGGTACGCGCCGCCTCTGACGCCGGAAGGGTTTTGGAACATTGGTTTCGAATCAGAAATGTAG